CCCAGAGAAATCAGGGCAAATACTCGCAATTTGATCGAGACCCTTTACTGAAAAGGCAAGCTGATCTTTAGCATTTCCTAGTTTCTCATATACTGTGGAGATATTAGAGAGCATGATTATCCGTAGAGCATGACCCTCAGGAAGCGCATCCAATGCAGATTGATAGAATGATAAAGCTTTAGGGAAGTCACCTACTTTAAAGCTTTCTGCAGCTCTGGATTTTTCTGTAGTATATGCTGATTCAACAGAGTAAGATAAAGCTGACGAGTCGACAAGAGTAGACGAAACTGGTGGTAATGAATTCCCCGTAATGTCCACCAACGATTGATtatttttctcatcaagagcaggagcagcagcagcagtaaCATCGTGCAATTCTGACTGCTCTCTTGATGGCACTTTCACCTTGCTTTTCCTATGCGGCGGTAGAACGGGTGcctgtttctttcttttttcagtTTTATTGTCAAATGTGTACTCTCTATCCCTTCTGAAAGCCCTGTCCCTTTCTCGTTGATGTTCTGTAATATTCCGAATATCCTCGGGGAGTAATTCCTGTTCGTCATCCCCTCCCGCAACACTTTGCGATTGAGCTTTGTAAGTAGCCTGGTTCTTCATCCACGCAGGCTGATTGTCAGCTTTCTCGTACTGTTGATGCTTGTATAACTCAATACCCTCCCGgatctttttcttgccACTTCGAAAGAGAATAGAGGCCCTGGATATAAACTCATTGGACAAATCATTCATTACGGTGCCaaaatcttcctctttatcCATATGATTTTTGTGTTTATGAATATGAGAACTGTGTGTAGCAACTTTAGACTCGTCGTGGGCCTCTGACATCAAAAAGCTGATGGCACCATCGATATCATGACCTGATCCCGTACTATCCAATGCCATATTGGCCCCTTCGATAGGAAATCCCATATCAATTAATTCAGCCAATGCTCCATCACGGAGATCAGCAGGCGAATCGGTAGACGAAAGAATATAAGAAGTCTCAATCGAAGGTTTGTGACCATGTGACCTTGTCAAAGGTTCCACTGTAGTGACATCAAGAGGTCTGGATACTGACGGTGAAAAAAATCCCTCTAATAAATCGGCTGTCGGATTAACTGCCGGTAGAGTTTCGGAATGAAAACTGGTCTGCGAGTAATTCATAGGAGCATGTTTTGAACGTTCATGCTGAGGTGGAGGTGTTTCAGACCTGGATACCGGTTCGGTAAACGAGGAAAGAATATAGCTAGCATCACTAGATGACGGATTGCCATTAGAAGCATTTAAATTGGTTTGTGAACCCGGAAGATGCTCGTCCAAGAAGTCCAAATTGACGTAATTTTTAGTCTGGGAACTCTTGATATCCGAAAATGAAGACATATTCATCCGTTGTGCCATCGATACATGAGAGAgatcatttttcttcttctttgagcCCCCTAAAAGGTTTGCAAACAGGTCGTCTGTCATGATAAGCCGTACAGTCGAGACCTTGGAACAGTCAACCAACAAAAGCAGACAATGGAACAGCTAGCACAGCTTGTGAAACTGAATTCATTCTCTATCGACGACGATCGACGTGCCGTAAGCTTGAGAGTATTTAAAATTTCAGAGCGCATacaaaaaattttctgtAGGGAACAAAAAAATCCTTCTCACCATTTCTCCGGTCCATCATCTGTTCTTTTGCTTTGTTATACATAAACAGCCATGCATTTAATGTATACACTCGGACCGGACGGTAAGAGAATCTATACTCTTGATAAACTCACAGCGTCAGGTGAAATAACGAAGTCTGCCCACCCGGCTAGATTCTCTCCAGACGATAAGTATTCCAGACAGAGAGTTACactaaagagaagatttggattacttttgaagaaggagaactAATCATTGGGAACACCTTGAGGACATTGGTTCTCGTATAATTTGTTTAAAGGATGGGTTTTTTTTGTCTATATAGACATTTAATATATGATGCTAGAATCTATTTAAGCCATCTACACCACATTATAGTGATGGGATATGGTTTTCGTTTGCCTGATGGAATTCCATTAGTCGGTGATTGATGCGCTTGTATGAGCACTTGTTAAGCACTTAGCTGCTCCTTACGGGCTGTAAAATCAGTTTTATACTTACCACACTACTCAAGATCCGGAGGTTATTTGGTCTCTCTTGTCCTTATCTCCTCTGCTCGCAATTTTTTACCTCCGAACGCGGCATCACGCCTCTGGAGACTAACAGATTAGACACCACACTCGCTTCTCCACCagcttttttttttgctatATATATCCCA
The sequence above is a segment of the Brettanomyces nanus chromosome 4, complete sequence genome. Coding sequences within it:
- a CDS encoding uncharacterized protein (BUSCO:EOG093428L4~EggNog:ENOG41) — translated: MAQRMNMSSFSDIKSSQTKNYVNLDFLDEHLPGSQTNLNASNGNPSSSDASYILSSFTEPVSRSETPPPQHERSKHAPMNYSQTSFHSETLPAVNPTADLLEGFFSPSVSRPLDVTTVEPLTRSHGHKPSIETSYILSSTDSPADLRDGALAELIDMGFPIEGANMALDSTGSGHDIDGAISFLMSEAHDESKVATHSSHIHKHKNHMDKEEDFGTVMNDLSNEFISRASILFRSGKKKIREGIELYKHQQYEKADNQPAWMKNQATYKAQSQSVAGGDDEQELLPEDIRNITEHQRERDRAFRRDREYTFDNKTEKRKKQAPVLPPHRKSKVKVPSREQSELHDVTAAAAPALDEKNNQSLVDITGNSLPPVSSTLVDSSALSYSVESAYTTEKSRAAESFKVGDFPKALSFYQSALDALPEGHALRIIMLSNISTVYEKLGNAKDQLAFSVKGLDQIASICPDFSGMTDIKIEKDKSLSLFWIKLLSRKAEALEHLEKFRDSLDSYNQLLSHGVSNKSIMDGRKRCMDVLHPRPRKKAMPKSARVNSKMPDTYDTMKRVQEKERLEEREENERFILHDEVEGILEHWIHGNENNIRALLAGLHEVLWPELNWKPVSMSDLVLDKKVKIVYMKAVSRVHPDKIGREVNTERKMIANNVFITLNEAWEKYKEANNIQ